One Kineococcus radiotolerans SRS30216 = ATCC BAA-149 DNA window includes the following coding sequences:
- a CDS encoding SigE family RNA polymerase sigma factor has protein sequence MELNYEEFVAARGPALQRLARGLLRNPSDAEDVVQDVLAKALLKWNRISAADDPIAYVNRMLVNESTSFWRRTARREDPRAPEDLPVSAAADATQRFLDRDALLAAVRTLPTKQRSVVALRYLDEMDDERIADILDMTTGAVRVNASRGLATLRAAMKLPATV, from the coding sequence GTGGAACTGAACTACGAGGAGTTCGTCGCCGCCCGCGGACCGGCGCTGCAGCGCCTGGCCCGCGGGCTGCTGCGCAACCCCTCCGACGCCGAGGACGTCGTGCAGGACGTCCTGGCCAAGGCCCTGCTGAAGTGGAACCGCATCAGCGCCGCCGACGACCCCATCGCCTACGTCAACCGCATGCTGGTCAACGAGTCCACCTCCTTCTGGCGCCGCACCGCGCGCCGGGAGGACCCCCGCGCGCCGGAGGACCTCCCCGTCTCCGCCGCCGCGGACGCCACCCAGCGCTTCCTCGACCGCGACGCGCTGCTCGCCGCGGTGCGCACGCTGCCGACCAAGCAGCGCTCGGTGGTCGCCCTGCGCTACCTCGACGAGATGGACGACGAGCGCATCGCCGACATCCTCGACATGACCACCGGTGCGGTGCGCGTCAACGCCAGCCGCGGGCTGGCGACCCTGCGCGCGGCCATGAAGCTCCCCGCCACCGTCTGA
- a CDS encoding DJ-1/PfpI family protein — translation MTATAPLPPSPRRVGLLLFDEVEVLDACGPFEVFSVANRVAARTGRPAPFEVVLVAAGEGAATSGVRARGGLRLGADVGVAQAPPCEVVLVPGGVVDAVAADPAVREWLRRSRDGAEVVASVCTGAFVLAAAGLLDEREVTTHWEDLADLRGRWPHLRVVEGVRFVDHGDLATSAGISAALDLALHLVARLAGEELAVATARQMDYAWRRGPAAGAPAGAPA, via the coding sequence GTGACCGCCACCGCCCCGCTCCCGCCGTCCCCCCGCCGCGTCGGCCTCCTCCTCTTCGACGAGGTCGAGGTGCTCGACGCCTGCGGCCCCTTCGAGGTGTTCTCGGTGGCCAACCGCGTCGCCGCGCGCACCGGGCGGCCCGCCCCGTTCGAGGTGGTCCTCGTCGCCGCCGGCGAGGGGGCCGCGACCTCGGGCGTGCGGGCGCGGGGCGGGCTGCGGCTGGGCGCCGACGTCGGCGTCGCGCAGGCCCCGCCCTGCGAGGTGGTCCTCGTGCCGGGGGGCGTGGTGGACGCCGTGGCCGCCGACCCCGCGGTGCGGGAGTGGCTGCGGCGCAGCCGGGACGGGGCCGAGGTGGTGGCCTCGGTGTGCACCGGCGCCTTCGTGCTGGCCGCCGCCGGCCTGCTCGACGAGCGGGAGGTGACGACCCACTGGGAGGACCTCGCGGACCTTCGGGGACGCTGGCCGCACCTGCGGGTCGTCGAGGGCGTGCGCTTCGTCGACCACGGCGACCTCGCCACCAGCGCGGGCATCAGCGCCGCCCTGGACCTCGCCCTGCACCTGGTGGCCCGGCTGGCCGGCGAGGAGCTGGCCGTGGCCACGGCGCGGCAGATGGACTACGCCTGGCGGCGCGGACCCGCGGCCGGGGCCCCCGCGGGCGCCCCGGCCTGA
- a CDS encoding arabinan endo-1,5-alpha-L-arabinosidase, with protein sequence MNLRETTPTPAADHRTPDHRTPDHRTPARRRRTTAAAALAVLALLGPAAAVQAAGPRQGPPPTGKLTMVGEVGDYVEGVVDDPAHDPTLFSDRGVYYVASTGVANPDDPGGIFLRRSDRSLAGPWVSLGAIDLPRWTLDYGVGHLWAPHVVELGGTFHLYYAASSFGTNRSAIGLATTRTPGDLDSWVDHGPVLTSDTDDDFNAIDPDVYRADGKWWIAFGSFWSGIKVQELKGMDTPVGPVRSLASHPEVPPNAIENPQVFQHGGYWYLTASWGLCCRGVESTYETVVGRSTSPTGPFVDRDGVPMTEGGGTPLLSSRGNQIGTGALDVLRDRGRTYAVHHYYDARTGGTIRMQVREVEWREGWPTFSYGPGDGQPPR encoded by the coding sequence GTGAACCTGCGCGAGACCACCCCCACGCCCGCCGCGGACCACCGCACCCCGGACCACCGCACCCCGGACCACCGCACCCCGGCCCGCCGGCGCCGGACGACCGCCGCCGCGGCCCTGGCCGTCCTCGCCCTCCTCGGGCCCGCGGCCGCGGTGCAGGCCGCCGGCCCCCGCCAGGGCCCCCCGCCCACCGGCAAGCTGACCATGGTCGGGGAGGTCGGCGACTACGTGGAGGGCGTCGTCGACGACCCCGCCCACGACCCCACGCTGTTCTCCGACCGCGGCGTCTACTACGTCGCCTCGACCGGTGTGGCGAACCCCGACGACCCCGGCGGGATCTTCCTGCGCCGCTCCGACCGCTCCCTCGCGGGGCCGTGGGTGTCCCTCGGCGCGATCGACCTGCCCCGCTGGACCCTCGACTACGGCGTCGGCCACCTGTGGGCCCCGCACGTCGTCGAGCTCGGCGGCACCTTCCACCTGTACTACGCCGCCTCCTCGTTCGGGACGAACCGCTCCGCGATCGGCCTGGCCACCACCCGCACCCCGGGCGACCTGGACAGCTGGGTCGACCACGGCCCCGTCCTCACCTCCGACACCGACGACGACTTCAACGCCATCGACCCCGACGTCTACCGGGCGGACGGGAAGTGGTGGATCGCGTTCGGCTCGTTCTGGAGCGGCATCAAGGTCCAGGAGCTGAAGGGCATGGACACCCCCGTCGGCCCGGTCCGCAGCCTGGCCAGCCACCCCGAGGTGCCGCCGAACGCCATCGAGAACCCGCAGGTCTTCCAGCACGGCGGGTACTGGTACCTCACCGCGAGCTGGGGCCTGTGCTGCCGCGGGGTGGAGAGCACCTACGAGACCGTCGTCGGCCGCTCCACCAGCCCGACGGGGCCCTTCGTGGACCGCGACGGCGTGCCCATGACCGAGGGCGGCGGCACCCCGCTGCTCAGCTCGCGCGGCAACCAGATCGGCACCGGCGCCCTCGACGTCCTGCGGGACCGGGGCCGCACCTACGCGGTGCACCACTACTACGACGCCCGCACCGGCGGCACGATCCGCATGCAGGTCCGCGAGGTCGAGTGGCGCGAGGGCTGGCCCACGTTCTCCTACGGGCCCGGGGACGGGCAGCCGCCGCGCTGA